The genomic region AGGATTTTGATGTGACCCGTGAACGGATCCGCCAGATCGAAGCGAAGGCTTTGCGCAAACTGCGCCACCCAAGTCGCAGCCGCAAGCTGAAAGGGTTTCTTGAGTGGTAAAAGAGGATGAGCCTTGTAAAAGGTGAGAGTTGACAATAAAGGCCAGCTGAGTATCTCAGCCGGCCTTTTTAATTACCCTTGAGCCGGGCGATGATGCCGGTGTAATTATCAGTGCTGAAAACCGCCGAGCCGGCGACAAAGATGTTGGCGCCGGCGTCATCCACCTCGTCGATGGTATCGACATTGATGCCGCCGTCCACTTCGATGATCACCGGCAGCTGCCGTTCGTCAATCTGCTGGCGGAGGGCGGCCACCTTTTGTATCGTGTTGGGAATCAGCCGCTGGCCGCCGAAACCGGGGTTGACGGTCATCACCAGCACGAGGTCAAGATCGCCGAGAATATCCGTCAGCACCGAAACCGGGGTGGCAGGGTTGAGTGAAACGCCGGCTTTGAGGCCATGTTCCTTGATCTGCTGCACCAACCGGTGGAGATGGACTGTCGCTTCAGCGTGGACGGTGATAATATCGCTGCCGGCCTCGGCAAAGGCGTCGATGTAGCGATCCGGGTTGTCAATCATCAGGTGGACATCGAAGAGCAGCTTGGTGTGCGGCCGCAATGCCTTGACCACCAAGGGACCGATGGTCAGGTTGGGGACAAAATGACCATCCATGACATCGATATGGATCAGGTCGGCACCGGCCTGGTCGACCGCGTGGATTTCTTCCGCCAGCCGACCAAAGTCGGCTGACAGGATGGAGGGGGCAATCATGCGCATGGGGCTACCTTTTACGGGATGATCCAGTGATTTTGCAGGTCTTGCTTACGCGTGGGTCAGGACAGCGGCGAAAAAACCATCCATGTTTCCCTCTTCATGGAAAAAGGTTTCCAGACAGCCGCTGGGTGAAAGCATGGGAGCCAGCCAGTCCGGCCCGCTCTGCTGCCGGGGGAGGGGGGAAAAGTACGGGTTGGCTGCCAGAAACGCACGTACCACCCCCTGGTTTTCCCTGATATTGCTGGTGCAGGTGGCGTAGACCAGTCGCCCTCCTTTTTTCAGGTATGTAGAACAATTCGTCAGGATTTGCAATTGAATTGTGGCCAGTTGCTCCAGTTCCCGCGGCTGTTTGCGCCAGCGCAGGTCTGCCCGGCGGCGCATGACTCCAAGGCCGGAACAGGGGGCGTCAACCAAGATGGCATCGAAGGAGCAGGGTGCGTAACCGGGTAATGGTTTGGTCAGGTCGGTCAGCAGAGGCTGGATGGAGTGCAGCTGCAGACGGCTTCTGGTTTTTTCCAGGAGCTCCAGCCGCTGTCGGCTGCTGTCAGCGGCAACGATGGTGGCTTGGTCATTGCTCAGTTCGGCCAGATGGCCGGTCTTGCCGCCGGGGGCGGCACAGGCATCGAGAATTAGTTGTCCAGGTACCGGATTGAGCAGATAGCTGATCATCTGGGCACCCTCATCCTGAACGGTGATGGTACCGTTGGCAAACGCCGGTGAGGCAAGCCACCTCCCGGTCTGCTGGCTTGTGAAGCCGTCGGGGGCATAGCGGGTAGGGATGATATCCCCAGTCGCCGCCGTTTCCGTCTGGTATCCGGGTATTTGCTGCAGAAATGCATCACGGCTGAGTTGCAGCCGGTTGACCCTGAAGGTGGTTCCGGCAAAGTTGTTTGCCTGGCGGCAGAGTTTTTCAGTTTGCTGATAGCCGTAATCCGCTAGCCACAGGGTGACCAGCCAGGACGGCAGGGAATGGGTGATGCCAAGAACCTCGGTCGGATTGCCGGTCAAACCGGCAAACAGGGTTTCTTGTCCAGTCCTCAAAAAGGTCCGCAGCAGGCCGTTGACGAACCCTTCACGGCCAGGGGTTGCTGCCTTGGCCAACTGTACCGTCTCAGAAACGACGGCGTAGTTCGGTGTGCCGCTGAGAAACTCCAACTGGTAAAGGGCCAGGCGCAGCAAGCTTCTGACTTTGGGGTCGACTTTTTTTGTGCGGCTGGCCAGCTGGTCGATAATCCAGTCCAGCCGCCGCCGCCACTTGATGGTGCCGGCCACCAGGTTGGTAATTCTGGCCCGGCCCTGGGGGGCAAGCGCTGATCCCTGGTGGCTGAACAACTGATCTAGGAAATGGTCGGTGGGTGCCGGATTGGCTTCCAGGGCCACCAGTGCCTGCCAAGCAATTTTGATGACCGACATGGTTGCCGCTTGCGATCCGCTTTTTTTGCCGGCCGACATGCGTGATAAATCTGCTTTTTTCTTCAGTTCCTGGCCATCCTTTCCAGGCGACTGATCCGCTCTTCAGTGGAGGGGTGAGTGGAAAAGAGCTGACTCATCTTGGCACCGGTCAGGGGGTTGACAATGAACATGTGGGCGGTGGCTGGATTAGCCTTTTGCATGGGCAGCCGTTTGCTGTAGGCGTCCAGCTTGGCCAGTGCCGCTGCCAGGTAGTGGGGATTGCCGCTGATGGTGGCGCCGCCCTCGTCGGCGAGGTATTCCCGTGAGCGGGAGATGGCCATCTGGATCAACATGGCTGCCAAGGAGGCGATCATGGTAAAGATCATCACAAAGATGATGTTGCCGCCGCCGTCTTCATCGTCGCCGAAGCCGCCAAAGATGGCTCCCCAGCGAGCTATGCTGGCGATCATGGAGATGGCGCCGGCAATGGTGGCGGCAATGCTGCCGATGAGAATGTCGCGGTTTTTCACATGGGTCAGTTCGTGGGCCAGGACCCCCATCAACTCCTCACGGCTGAGCAGCCTGAGGATGCCTCTGGTGACCGCTACGGCGGCATGTTCAGGAT from Candidatus Anaeroferrophillus wilburensis harbors:
- the rsmB gene encoding 16S rRNA (cytosine(967)-C(5))-methyltransferase RsmB, coding for MSAGKKSGSQAATMSVIKIAWQALVALEANPAPTDHFLDQLFSHQGSALAPQGRARITNLVAGTIKWRRRLDWIIDQLASRTKKVDPKVRSLLRLALYQLEFLSGTPNYAVVSETVQLAKAATPGREGFVNGLLRTFLRTGQETLFAGLTGNPTEVLGITHSLPSWLVTLWLADYGYQQTEKLCRQANNFAGTTFRVNRLQLSRDAFLQQIPGYQTETAATGDIIPTRYAPDGFTSQQTGRWLASPAFANGTITVQDEGAQMISYLLNPVPGQLILDACAAPGGKTGHLAELSNDQATIVAADSSRQRLELLEKTRSRLQLHSIQPLLTDLTKPLPGYAPCSFDAILVDAPCSGLGVMRRRADLRWRKQPRELEQLATIQLQILTNCSTYLKKGGRLVYATCTSNIRENQGVVRAFLAANPYFSPLPRQQSGPDWLAPMLSPSGCLETFFHEEGNMDGFFAAVLTHA
- the htpX gene encoding zinc metalloprotease HtpX gives rise to the protein MNQAKTVALLTGLTVLFVFVGRMLGGNQGMVFAFVLVSAMNFGSYWFSDKIVLKMYRAQEVSAATHPDLFSMVGELAQRAELPMPKVYVIPQDTPNAFATGRNPEHAAVAVTRGILRLLSREELMGVLAHELTHVKNRDILIGSIAATIAGAISMIASIARWGAIFGGFGDDEDGGGNIIFVMIFTMIASLAAMLIQMAISRSREYLADEGGATISGNPHYLAAALAKLDAYSKRLPMQKANPATAHMFIVNPLTGAKMSQLFSTHPSTEERISRLERMARN
- a CDS encoding ribulose-phosphate 3-epimerase, which codes for MRMIAPSILSADFGRLAEEIHAVDQAGADLIHIDVMDGHFVPNLTIGPLVVKALRPHTKLLFDVHLMIDNPDRYIDAFAEAGSDIITVHAEATVHLHRLVQQIKEHGLKAGVSLNPATPVSVLTDILGDLDLVLVMTVNPGFGGQRLIPNTIQKVAALRQQIDERQLPVIIEVDGGINVDTIDEVDDAGANIFVAGSAVFSTDNYTGIIARLKGN